One window of Alteromonas sp. LMIT006 genomic DNA carries:
- the lipA gene encoding lipoyl synthase: MSNSRTQAGVKLRDDEKVKYIPVTIVPTEKEEMLRKPEWIKIKLPRTTDRIDNIKKVLRENNLHSVCEEASCPNLAECFNHGTATFMILGDICTRRCPFCDVAHGKPLPPSAEEPEKLAKTIAQMDLKYVVITSVDRDDLRDGGAQHFVDCINAIRKHSPNTKIEVLVPDFRGRMDTALEILKKGVPDVFNHNLETIPDLYRECRPGANYKWSLELLRKFKAQHPDIPTKSGLMMGMGETNEQIQQVLDDLREHNVDMLTLGQYLQPSRHHYPVKRYVTPTEFDELGEYAKSIGFTHAACGPMVRSSYHADKQAAGEDIVGQFTPNK; the protein is encoded by the coding sequence ATGAGTAACTCACGGACACAAGCTGGCGTAAAGCTACGCGATGATGAGAAAGTAAAATATATTCCGGTCACAATCGTACCTACCGAAAAAGAAGAAATGCTCCGCAAACCAGAGTGGATAAAAATTAAGCTCCCTCGCACCACCGATCGCATTGACAACATCAAAAAAGTCTTGCGCGAAAATAATCTTCATTCAGTATGTGAAGAAGCGAGTTGTCCCAATCTGGCCGAGTGTTTTAATCACGGTACAGCAACGTTTATGATTTTGGGCGATATCTGTACTCGTCGCTGTCCATTTTGTGATGTGGCTCACGGCAAACCTTTACCACCGAGTGCTGAAGAACCTGAGAAGCTTGCCAAAACCATCGCGCAGATGGACTTAAAATACGTCGTCATCACCTCCGTTGACCGCGATGATTTGCGCGATGGCGGTGCGCAACACTTTGTGGATTGTATCAATGCGATCCGTAAACATAGTCCTAATACCAAAATTGAAGTTCTGGTACCTGACTTCCGAGGACGCATGGATACAGCATTAGAGATCCTTAAAAAGGGAGTACCAGACGTATTTAACCATAACCTTGAAACCATTCCTGATTTGTACCGTGAGTGTCGCCCAGGTGCAAATTACAAGTGGTCGTTGGAGTTATTGCGTAAATTCAAAGCACAGCATCCAGATATTCCTACTAAGTCAGGCTTAATGATGGGCATGGGTGAAACGAATGAGCAAATCCAACAAGTATTAGATGACCTTCGTGAGCACAATGTCGATATGTTGACCCTTGGCCAGTACTTACAGCCATCACGCCATCACTACCCGGTTAAACGCTATGTGACTCCGACTGAATTTGATGAACTAGGAGAATACGCAAAATCAATTGGCTTTACTCACGCTGCATGCGGACCAATGGTCCGATCAAGCTATCATGCTGATAAACAAGCTGCTGGTGAAGACATTGTTGGACAATTTACGCCGAACAAATAA
- a CDS encoding septal ring lytic transglycosylase RlpA family protein, translated as MKIWIIFLVLIISGCAQSYRYSQRVDSAPAVLIPDHEPSPIIPRYEPYRLANLRPYQIAGISYQPLLSGYGYVEEGIASWYGQKFHGYATANGETFDMYEYTAAHTTLPLPSYARVTNLDNGKSLIVRINDRGPFHNNRVIDLSFAAAKELDYLDSGTANVRIEVIHVDKNELVTIGDSTPIPLSEFVPPSPLQKPEASKQYYVQVAAATSEENILSLGDVLQQIYQTDFKVAARNNLYRLKLGPFADYLSASDALNTLQSNDYPEAFIVFE; from the coding sequence ATGAAGATCTGGATCATTTTTTTAGTCTTAATTATCAGTGGCTGTGCCCAATCTTATCGCTACTCTCAACGTGTAGATTCTGCCCCGGCGGTGCTGATCCCTGATCATGAACCCTCACCCATTATCCCGCGTTACGAGCCATATCGCTTAGCCAATCTCCGTCCTTATCAAATTGCAGGTATTTCCTATCAGCCCCTATTAAGTGGATATGGCTATGTGGAAGAAGGCATTGCATCTTGGTATGGACAAAAATTTCATGGTTACGCCACCGCCAATGGTGAGACATTTGATATGTATGAATATACGGCTGCCCATACCACCTTGCCATTGCCTTCATACGCCAGAGTGACTAACTTAGATAATGGCAAGTCTCTGATTGTTCGGATTAACGATCGCGGCCCTTTTCACAACAACCGAGTAATAGATTTGTCTTTTGCAGCCGCCAAAGAACTCGATTATTTAGATTCAGGAACGGCCAACGTGCGCATTGAAGTCATACACGTAGACAAGAACGAACTGGTGACGATTGGGGATAGTACACCGATCCCATTATCTGAATTTGTGCCTCCTTCACCTTTGCAGAAGCCTGAGGCCAGCAAGCAGTATTATGTGCAAGTGGCAGCTGCTACCAGTGAAGAAAACATCCTCTCTCTCGGTGACGTATTGCAACAAATCTATCAAACGGATTTTAAAGTTGCCGCACGAAATAACCTATACCGTTTAAAGCTTGGCCCTTTTGCTGATTATTTGAGCGCATCTGATGCACTAAACACCCTGCAAAGTAACGATTACCCTGAGGCCTTTATTGTTTTCGAGTAA
- the ansA gene encoding asparaginase, with amino-acid sequence MADRKRIYIAYTGGTIGMKPSPQGYVPVAGFLQTSVSQLSELTRPEMPEFELHEYQTLLDSSDMQPSDWQFIADDIVERYDEFDGFIILHGTDTMAYTASALSFMFANLDKPIIVTGSQIPLAQLRSDGQENLLNALYLAAHHPINEVCLYFNNQLLRGNRARKLDADGFAAFGSPNYPTLIEAGIHIQRNDFAPIANSGSMKMTRITTQPVALLYLYPGISAQILENLLRQPMKAIVLLSYGVGNAPQNKAILSLLAKAKEDGILVLNCTQCLHGSVNMDGYANGRILSDVGVINGYDMTPEAALTKLHYVLSATDDYDEQITLLGQNLRGEMSINA; translated from the coding sequence ATGGCAGACAGAAAACGAATTTACATCGCTTACACTGGGGGGACCATTGGTATGAAACCCTCTCCACAAGGATATGTCCCTGTTGCGGGCTTTTTACAAACAAGTGTAAGTCAACTTTCAGAGTTAACCCGTCCGGAGATGCCGGAATTTGAGCTCCATGAATACCAGACACTGTTGGATTCTTCAGATATGCAACCCAGTGACTGGCAATTCATAGCGGATGATATTGTCGAGCGGTATGACGAGTTTGATGGATTTATCATCTTACATGGTACCGATACGATGGCGTATACCGCGTCAGCGCTGTCTTTTATGTTTGCCAATTTGGATAAACCTATTATTGTAACTGGTTCGCAGATACCGCTTGCACAATTGCGCTCTGACGGTCAAGAAAACTTATTAAATGCCTTATACCTCGCCGCACACCATCCAATTAACGAAGTGTGTTTATATTTTAATAATCAATTGTTGCGCGGTAATCGCGCGCGAAAATTAGACGCTGATGGCTTTGCTGCATTTGGCTCGCCAAATTATCCAACATTGATTGAGGCTGGGATCCATATTCAGCGCAATGATTTCGCCCCTATTGCTAATTCAGGGTCAATGAAAATGACCCGAATCACCACTCAACCTGTGGCATTGTTGTATTTGTATCCCGGTATCAGCGCTCAGATTTTGGAAAACCTGTTGCGTCAACCTATGAAAGCGATTGTATTGTTGAGTTATGGCGTGGGTAATGCACCACAAAACAAAGCAATTTTAAGCTTGTTAGCAAAGGCTAAAGAAGACGGCATCCTTGTCCTCAACTGCACACAATGTTTGCACGGTAGTGTGAATATGGATGGTTATGCGAATGGCAGGATCTTATCCGATGTGGGAGTAATCAATGGGTACGATATGACACCTGAAGCTGCACTCACTAAACTTCATTACGTTTTATCCGCCACAGATGATTACGATGAACAAATCACTCTCCTTGGGCAGAACCTCAGAGGCGAGATGAGCATCAACGCTTAA
- a CDS encoding YeaC family protein — protein MNVEQLVAGMTPEIFANLQTAVETGKWANGQSLTDEQKENALQAVMLYQAKIAKTNEHMTIGENGEMVHKSKSELRRELSEESEIFRTKL, from the coding sequence ATGAATGTTGAACAACTTGTCGCAGGAATGACTCCTGAAATTTTTGCTAATTTGCAAACGGCGGTAGAGACCGGTAAGTGGGCAAATGGCCAAAGCTTAACCGATGAACAAAAAGAAAACGCACTGCAAGCAGTGATGTTATATCAAGCCAAAATTGCCAAAACCAACGAACACATGACCATAGGCGAAAATGGTGAAATGGTTCACAAAAGCAAATCTGAATTGCGTCGTGAGTTATCTGAAGAAAGCGAGATCTTCCGCACTAAGCTTTAA
- the ybeD gene encoding DUF493 family protein YbeD, with amino-acid sequence MDTRFDELLEFPCYQTFKVLGLAQPDFPDQVITRLQQLAPGDYNPTVKPSSKGNYHALSLSVKVTSKTHMESIYTELSALDVVRVVI; translated from the coding sequence GTGGATACCCGTTTTGACGAACTTCTTGAATTTCCTTGCTACCAAACTTTCAAGGTCCTTGGTCTTGCTCAACCTGACTTCCCTGACCAAGTGATCACTCGTTTGCAGCAACTAGCACCTGGTGACTATAATCCGACAGTAAAACCCAGCAGCAAAGGCAATTATCATGCTTTATCACTGAGTGTAAAGGTGACATCTAAAACGCATATGGAGTCGATTTATACTGAACTGTCGGCATTAGATGTTGTTCGAGTCGTAATCTAA
- a CDS encoding thioredoxin-like domain-containing protein: MTQMETNKTSKFRSLRRSLIEICVFVVILMAIVWYQQRNMLVADGTVTIPEHQFVSLDGRTQPLLDNDKPTLVYFFAPWCKVCYWSINNVDELDSEQVNVVKIALSFQNLEEVERFVQETGTKRSNVLLGTRSTAHTFQISAFPSVYILDNQGAVVGRSVGYSSEFGMKVKLAFTS, from the coding sequence ATGACGCAGATGGAAACCAACAAAACTTCAAAATTTCGGTCACTTCGCAGAAGTCTCATTGAGATATGTGTCTTTGTTGTGATATTGATGGCCATCGTCTGGTATCAACAGCGTAATATGCTGGTCGCAGATGGCACAGTCACGATTCCTGAGCATCAATTTGTGAGTCTTGACGGGCGCACACAACCGCTACTTGACAATGATAAACCGACATTGGTGTATTTTTTCGCGCCTTGGTGCAAGGTGTGTTATTGGAGTATAAACAATGTTGATGAACTCGATTCGGAACAAGTGAATGTGGTTAAGATTGCTCTTTCATTTCAAAACCTTGAAGAGGTCGAGCGATTTGTTCAAGAGACGGGTACCAAGCGCAGTAATGTACTGTTAGGAACTCGTAGCACAGCGCATACGTTCCAAATCAGTGCGTTTCCAAGCGTGTATATTCTGGACAACCAAGGAGCAGTTGTTGGGCGGAGTGTCGGGTATAGTTCAGAGTTTGGGATGAAGGTAAAGCTTGCTTTTACGAGTTAG
- a CDS encoding zinc ribbon domain-containing protein — translation MLTDCPACKKKISDKAETCPHCDFAVGADDADAILEREKRKRYDQHQSLQTQSFVAVLVFITGFGLLYWGQPEVGGTQHSIGMLMLVLGFLWYVVNRARIAFIKAKKIKF, via the coding sequence ATGCTAACTGATTGCCCAGCTTGTAAGAAAAAAATCTCCGACAAAGCCGAAACGTGTCCACATTGTGATTTTGCAGTTGGGGCAGATGATGCCGATGCGATTTTGGAGAGAGAAAAACGCAAACGCTACGACCAACATCAAAGCTTGCAAACTCAGTCATTTGTAGCAGTGTTAGTGTTCATCACGGGGTTTGGTTTATTGTATTGGGGACAACCTGAGGTCGGTGGCACGCAACACAGCATTGGCATGTTAATGTTGGTATTGGGTTTTTTGTGGTACGTGGTCAATCGCGCTCGAATCGCTTTTATCAAAGCTAAGAAAATTAAATTTTAG
- the lipB gene encoding lipoyl(octanoyl) transferase LipB has translation MDTIIVRQLGRCDYAPIWQKMQDFTDRRDEHTRDEIWLVEHEAVFTQGQAGKAEHILNVSDIPIVKVDRGGQVTYHGPGQQVMYVLLNIKRRKLGVRQLVTALEETIVAHLAQAGIESYPKKDAPGVYVNEAKICSIGLRIRKGCSFHGLALNVNMDLSPFQLINPCGYAGLQMVDAHRLGDERPLEQVGVSVVKCFHALIGAPALEFREGFDE, from the coding sequence ATGGATACGATTATCGTTCGCCAACTCGGTCGTTGTGACTATGCCCCCATCTGGCAAAAGATGCAGGACTTTACCGATCGACGTGATGAACACACTCGTGATGAAATATGGTTAGTCGAACATGAAGCGGTATTTACCCAAGGGCAAGCGGGTAAAGCCGAGCACATACTGAATGTTTCAGATATTCCGATTGTCAAAGTCGACCGCGGAGGGCAAGTTACCTATCACGGCCCAGGCCAACAGGTGATGTATGTTTTACTGAATATCAAACGTCGCAAACTTGGTGTACGTCAACTCGTTACAGCGTTAGAGGAGACGATTGTGGCGCATTTAGCCCAAGCTGGCATTGAGAGTTATCCAAAAAAAGATGCGCCAGGTGTTTATGTCAACGAAGCTAAGATTTGTTCTATTGGCTTACGCATTCGCAAAGGTTGTTCATTTCATGGACTTGCGTTGAATGTGAATATGGATTTAAGCCCATTTCAGCTTATCAACCCCTGTGGCTATGCTGGTTTACAAATGGTTGATGCACACCGTCTAGGCGACGAACGTCCACTAGAACAAGTTGGAGTATCTGTAGTAAAATGTTTTCATGCGCTAATAGGGGCGCCTGCACTAGAATTTAGAGAAGGTTTTGATGAGTAA
- the rodA gene encoding rod shape-determining protein RodA: protein MTNPSSSFLSSLLQRLHIDAWLMVGLIVLMGTGLVTIYSAGGEDIGLIHKQVTRLGIGLAVMLFCAQIPIHFYRSIAPIFYLVGVLLLVAVLFIGVEGKGAQRWLDLGFMRFQPSEILKLFVPMTIAWYLSQEPLPPKLKHVLIGFLLVLIPALLIARQPDLGTALLIASSGLFALFLAGLSWRIITVSSVLAISFIPVMWFFLMKAYQKQRVITFLNPESDPLGAGYHIIQSKIAIGSGGLSGKGWLEGSQSQLEFLPERHTDFIFSVFSEEFGLIGVLLLLALYGFIIVRGLIIAGRSQFIFCKLLAGSITLTFFVYVFVNIGMVSGLLPVVGVPLPLVSYGGTSMVTLLAGFGIVMAVATQKKVVSR from the coding sequence ATGACTAACCCGTCCTCGTCTTTCTTATCGAGTTTACTGCAGCGCTTGCATATCGACGCATGGTTGATGGTGGGTTTAATTGTCTTAATGGGGACCGGCCTAGTAACCATATATTCAGCAGGTGGTGAAGACATTGGATTGATCCATAAGCAAGTAACCCGACTCGGTATTGGCTTGGCCGTGATGTTGTTTTGTGCACAGATACCGATACACTTTTATCGTTCAATTGCGCCGATATTTTATTTAGTTGGAGTCTTGCTATTAGTCGCAGTACTGTTTATTGGTGTCGAGGGTAAAGGCGCACAACGCTGGCTCGATTTGGGCTTTATGCGTTTTCAGCCATCTGAAATACTCAAGTTATTCGTGCCGATGACCATTGCTTGGTATCTCAGCCAAGAACCATTACCGCCGAAGCTCAAACACGTATTGATAGGCTTTTTACTCGTGTTGATTCCCGCTTTGCTCATTGCCAGACAACCCGATTTAGGTACGGCCTTACTGATTGCTAGTTCGGGATTATTTGCGTTGTTCTTAGCTGGATTGAGTTGGCGAATCATAACGGTATCTAGTGTCTTAGCGATAAGCTTTATTCCGGTAATGTGGTTCTTTTTGATGAAAGCCTATCAAAAACAACGAGTCATCACGTTTTTAAATCCAGAAAGCGACCCTTTAGGTGCGGGCTACCACATCATTCAAAGTAAAATCGCCATTGGCTCTGGTGGGCTTTCTGGTAAAGGCTGGTTAGAAGGCTCACAATCACAATTGGAATTTTTACCCGAACGGCACACCGATTTTATCTTTTCTGTATTTAGTGAAGAATTTGGTTTAATCGGGGTTTTGCTACTGCTTGCGTTGTATGGATTTATCATAGTGCGAGGCCTAATCATAGCTGGTAGAAGTCAGTTTATATTTTGTAAATTATTGGCTGGTAGTATTACGTTGACCTTTTTTGTCTATGTGTTTGTAAATATTGGGATGGTCAGCGGCTTGTTACCTGTGGTCGGAGTACCTCTGCCTTTAGTTAGCTATGGCGGTACGTCTATGGTTACCTTGTTGGCTGGTTTTGGGATCGTCATGGCCGTTGCCACGCAAAAAAAGGTGGTTTCTCGATGA
- a CDS encoding serine hydrolase has protein sequence MFKAVLLTICSCFFISFAHALVVIPPPPSVAAEGFLLIDAKTGHVIAEQNADVQLAPASLTKIMTMYVIGQELQAGNIALTDMVSISENAWAKNFPDSSKMFIEVGTKVSVSDLMKGIVIQSGNDACVAMAEHVAGSHDAFVSMMNAYAAKLGMTSTNFMNAHGLHDPEHYTTPRDMARLSQALINDNPKEYQLYSQKEFEYNNIKQFNRNSLLWDKALNVDGIKTGHTSDAGYSLITSATQGDMRLISVVMGTESERARKTENKKLLRYGFRFFETIEPYKAGESFVAHRIYMGNRDTVDLGIDQDVSITIPRGQAQNLTANFVLDRKLEAPLSNGETVGKLFLQIEDEVIAQYPLVSLQSVEEGGFFSKAADFIKLKLSSEQQ, from the coding sequence ATGTTTAAAGCAGTACTCCTTACCATTTGTTCTTGTTTTTTTATTTCTTTCGCGCATGCTCTTGTGGTCATTCCTCCTCCACCATCGGTCGCTGCTGAAGGTTTTTTATTAATTGATGCCAAAACTGGACATGTCATTGCTGAACAAAACGCGGATGTGCAACTCGCTCCGGCTAGCCTAACCAAAATCATGACCATGTATGTGATTGGTCAAGAGTTACAAGCCGGCAATATTGCCCTTACCGATATGGTGAGTATTTCAGAAAACGCATGGGCGAAAAACTTTCCTGATTCATCCAAAATGTTTATCGAAGTCGGCACAAAAGTAAGCGTTTCTGATTTGATGAAGGGAATTGTCATTCAATCAGGAAATGATGCATGCGTGGCAATGGCTGAGCATGTTGCGGGAAGCCATGATGCATTCGTGAGCATGATGAATGCCTATGCGGCTAAGTTAGGTATGACCAGTACCAACTTTATGAACGCCCATGGTTTGCATGACCCAGAACACTATACCACGCCTCGTGATATGGCTCGCTTATCGCAAGCACTTATTAACGATAATCCCAAAGAATATCAGCTCTATAGTCAAAAAGAATTTGAATACAACAACATTAAGCAATTTAACCGCAATAGCTTATTATGGGATAAGGCTCTCAATGTTGATGGCATCAAAACAGGCCACACTTCCGATGCAGGTTATTCGCTTATTACGTCTGCCACTCAAGGTGATATGAGACTGATTTCTGTGGTAATGGGTACTGAATCTGAACGCGCACGCAAAACCGAAAACAAAAAACTTCTGCGCTACGGGTTCCGTTTCTTTGAAACCATTGAACCTTACAAAGCCGGCGAAAGCTTTGTTGCGCATCGTATTTATATGGGCAACCGAGATACGGTTGATTTAGGAATTGATCAAGATGTATCTATTACCATTCCAAGAGGACAAGCTCAAAACCTAACAGCGAATTTCGTCCTTGACCGCAAGTTAGAGGCGCCTCTCTCTAATGGAGAAACCGTTGGCAAGCTATTTCTGCAAATCGAAGACGAAGTGATCGCACAGTACCCACTAGTCTCTTTACAGAGTGTCGAAGAAGGCGGTTTCTTTTCCAAGGCAGCGGACTTTATCAAGCTCAAACTGAGCAGCGAGCAACAATAA
- a CDS encoding sodium:alanine symporter family protein: MEALNNFLLMLDGFLGSAFWFPYVLLGTGLFFTFYLKFPQIRFFKHGWKVVSGKYTHDDDPGDTSPFKSLTTALSGTVGTGNISGVAFAIFLGGPAALFWMWVTAFLGMTTKFVEVTLSHKYREKTEDGTMAGGPMYFMDKGLNMKWMAIAFAVATVICSFGTGNLPQSNGIASAMEQSFGIDPMVMGGILAILLGLVILGGIQRIAAVTSKIVPIMAVIYIIGALAVIFANLGNLGPAFASVWADAFTGSAAAGGFLGASLAYAFNRGVNRGLFSNEAGQGSAPIAHAAAKTKDPAAEGMVSILEPFIDTIIICTITGLVILSSGVWNEKHHNIFDKADMLIVSGQYSDQNQADVESLYKYLNNIDDKAITPYNGRIQVVSGKAVNTDFTIINSRSVAEDVVFSIASEEDSFTGMVIVEDGKPQKDNLVVSGKSLVHSARLTTIAFTRGFFGDFGQYIVSVGLLLFAFSTAIAWSYYGDRAMTYLFGPKSIMPYRVVYVAGFFMAAFSDTTLVWTFSAVAIVVMTLPNLFGILMLRKEMKDSMNQYWDKVKDS; the protein is encoded by the coding sequence GTGGAAGCACTCAATAATTTTTTACTCATGTTAGATGGGTTTTTGGGCAGTGCCTTTTGGTTTCCGTATGTCTTACTCGGAACTGGCCTGTTTTTTACCTTTTACCTAAAATTTCCGCAGATCCGTTTTTTTAAACACGGTTGGAAAGTCGTTTCGGGTAAATACACTCATGATGATGATCCTGGTGATACCTCACCGTTTAAGTCATTAACTACGGCATTATCTGGTACGGTCGGCACTGGTAATATTTCTGGGGTAGCCTTTGCGATATTCCTTGGTGGCCCTGCAGCATTATTTTGGATGTGGGTGACGGCCTTTTTGGGGATGACGACTAAGTTTGTAGAAGTCACTCTGTCTCACAAATACCGTGAAAAAACCGAAGACGGCACCATGGCAGGTGGTCCAATGTACTTCATGGACAAAGGTTTGAATATGAAATGGATGGCCATCGCCTTTGCGGTGGCAACGGTTATTTGTTCATTTGGCACAGGTAATTTGCCACAATCTAACGGTATCGCCAGTGCAATGGAACAGTCCTTTGGTATTGATCCTATGGTGATGGGCGGCATTTTAGCCATATTACTCGGTTTGGTGATTTTGGGTGGGATTCAGCGTATTGCTGCTGTGACGTCCAAAATCGTCCCGATTATGGCAGTAATTTATATCATTGGTGCATTAGCGGTTATTTTTGCTAATTTAGGTAACTTAGGGCCTGCTTTTGCGTCAGTTTGGGCTGATGCGTTTACCGGTTCAGCTGCTGCTGGAGGGTTCTTGGGCGCGAGCTTAGCCTATGCATTCAACCGAGGGGTAAATCGTGGTTTATTCTCCAACGAAGCGGGACAGGGGTCTGCGCCAATCGCACACGCGGCAGCCAAAACCAAAGATCCAGCAGCCGAAGGCATGGTGTCAATCCTAGAACCTTTCATCGATACCATCATTATCTGTACTATTACAGGCTTAGTCATTTTGTCATCAGGCGTGTGGAATGAAAAACACCACAACATTTTTGACAAAGCGGACATGCTGATTGTGTCAGGGCAATATAGCGACCAAAATCAAGCTGATGTTGAGTCATTATATAAATATCTTAACAACATTGATGACAAAGCGATTACTCCGTATAACGGTCGTATTCAAGTCGTCAGCGGCAAAGCCGTTAACACCGATTTTACCATCATTAATTCGCGCTCTGTTGCTGAAGACGTTGTCTTTAGTATTGCCTCTGAAGAAGATAGTTTCACTGGCATGGTGATTGTTGAAGATGGTAAGCCACAAAAAGACAATCTCGTTGTTTCAGGTAAATCACTCGTGCATTCTGCTCGTTTAACGACCATAGCCTTCACCCGCGGGTTCTTTGGTGATTTTGGCCAATATATCGTGTCTGTGGGCTTGCTGTTATTTGCCTTTTCTACTGCGATTGCATGGTCTTATTATGGTGACCGTGCCATGACATACTTGTTTGGACCAAAATCCATCATGCCATATCGCGTGGTATATGTGGCTGGTTTCTTTATGGCGGCGTTTTCTGATACCACCTTGGTATGGACGTTTTCAGCGGTAGCAATTGTGGTCATGACACTACCCAACTTGTTTGGGATCTTGATGTTGCGCAAAGAGATGAAAGATTCGATGAATCAATATTGGGATAAAGTCAAAGACAGTTAA
- a CDS encoding M14-type cytosolic carboxypeptidase has translation MHISSAFDSGNIRVITAESPQDIRLAINKDHQSDFYQWFHFRLATTAMVNHTLRITDLANSAYPKGWEGYQAVASYDREEWFRVDSHFDGDTLTIDVTPEHDVMYFAYFAPYSYERHMDLIASAQTGFECRHELLGRTLDGRDMDLLVIGDEQSDTPKLKFWVIARQHPGESMAQWCAEGILSRLLDDSDGVARDLLEHVVFYVVPNMNPDGSVRGHLRTNAAGVNLNREWESPSMEQSPEVFLVRNKMDEVGVDLFLDMHGDEALPYNFVAGCEGNPNYNERLAELENTFKQVLMQTTPEFQDTYGYPKDAPGTANLTIAATAIGHRFNCLSYTLEMPFKDNADLPDAVYGWSIPRSQQLGADVLVAMRAVMKVLQQ, from the coding sequence ATGCATATAAGCAGTGCTTTTGATAGCGGCAACATCCGCGTCATTACGGCAGAGTCTCCTCAAGACATTCGATTAGCCATTAACAAAGACCATCAATCTGACTTTTACCAGTGGTTTCACTTTCGTCTGGCAACGACAGCAATGGTTAACCATACACTGCGTATTACAGATTTAGCCAATTCAGCCTACCCTAAAGGATGGGAAGGGTATCAAGCGGTTGCCAGCTATGATCGTGAAGAATGGTTCCGCGTAGACAGCCACTTTGATGGTGATACCTTGACCATCGACGTGACCCCAGAGCACGATGTCATGTACTTTGCTTATTTTGCACCTTACAGTTATGAGCGGCACATGGATTTAATTGCTTCTGCACAAACTGGGTTTGAATGTCGTCATGAATTACTCGGCCGAACCTTAGATGGACGTGATATGGATTTGCTGGTCATTGGTGACGAGCAATCTGACACACCAAAATTAAAATTTTGGGTCATTGCTCGCCAACACCCAGGGGAATCTATGGCACAGTGGTGCGCTGAAGGTATTCTGTCAAGATTACTCGATGATAGCGATGGCGTAGCACGTGATTTGCTTGAACACGTTGTCTTTTATGTCGTTCCCAATATGAATCCGGATGGCAGTGTGCGTGGTCATCTGCGCACTAATGCAGCTGGGGTGAACCTCAATCGCGAATGGGAGAGTCCCTCCATGGAGCAGTCTCCAGAAGTGTTCCTTGTGCGCAACAAGATGGATGAAGTCGGAGTCGACCTGTTCTTGGATATGCATGGTGATGAAGCGCTACCGTATAATTTTGTTGCCGGTTGTGAAGGCAATCCGAACTACAACGAGCGATTAGCTGAATTAGAGAACACGTTTAAACAAGTATTGATGCAGACCACACCTGAGTTTCAAGATACCTATGGCTATCCCAAAGATGCGCCAGGTACGGCCAATTTGACGATCGCAGCAACTGCCATTGGTCATCGTTTTAATTGTCTATCATATACTCTTGAGATGCCATTTAAAGACAATGCAGATTTACCAGATGCTGTCTATGGTTGGTCGATACCTCGTTCACAACAGCTCGGTGCAGATGTCCTTGTGGCGATGCGCGCAGTGATGAAAGTATTACAACAATAA